The following coding sequences lie in one Moritella viscosa genomic window:
- the cadA gene encoding lysine decarboxylase, with product MNIIAILNHMGVFFKEEPIRQLHKSLEACGYEVVYPVDDNDLVKMIEINPRICGAIFDWDKYSLEICEKINSLNEKLPVFAFANEQSVLDISLTDLRLNVSFFEYALGMGDDIALKINQAIDLYKDEIMPPFTKALFKYVDEGKYTFCTPGHMGGTAFQKSPAGSVFYDFYGPNAFKADVSISMPELGSLLDHTGPHKEAEEYIAKTFNADHSYIVTNGTSTANKIVGMFSAPSGSTVLVDRNCHKSLTHLMMMSDVTPIYFRPTRNAYGILGGIPQSEFTREVIEAKVAATPGAEMPGYAVITNSTYDGLLYNTQYIKETLDTKFIHFDSAWVPYTNFNSIYEGKCGMSGEAMPGKVFYETQSTHKLLAAFSQASMIHIKGDVDKETFNEAFMMHTSTSPQYGIVASTEVAAAMMHGNTGKRLIQDSIDRAIRFRKEIKRLEAQSEGWFFDVWQPEDIETTECWKLDPKDDWHGFKDIDDNHMYLDPIKVTLLTPGMGKHSELSESGIPASLVSKFLDERGIVVEKTGPYNLLFLFSIGIDKAKALELLRGLTEFKRGFDLNLKVKSFLPSLYTEDPSFYEDMDIQDLAQDIHNMIKKFKLPELMFKAFDVLPEMKITPNKAWEQELRGNTEEVKLHEIVNRVSANMILPYPPGVPLILPGEMVTETSRPVLEFLEMLCEIGSQFPGFETDIHGVYLQADGSYTVKVLKQD from the coding sequence ATGAACATTATTGCTATCTTAAACCACATGGGCGTGTTCTTTAAAGAAGAGCCTATTCGCCAATTACATAAATCATTAGAAGCATGTGGATATGAAGTTGTTTATCCTGTTGATGATAATGACCTAGTTAAAATGATTGAAATTAATCCACGTATCTGTGGTGCTATTTTTGACTGGGATAAATATTCTTTAGAAATATGTGAAAAAATAAACAGTTTAAATGAAAAGCTTCCTGTGTTCGCATTTGCAAATGAGCAATCAGTACTTGATATTTCATTAACAGACCTTCGTTTAAATGTGTCTTTTTTTGAGTATGCGTTAGGCATGGGCGACGACATTGCATTGAAGATTAATCAAGCTATTGATCTTTATAAAGACGAAATTATGCCTCCATTTACTAAAGCATTATTTAAATATGTGGACGAAGGTAAATATACCTTCTGTACGCCTGGGCATATGGGGGGTACTGCATTTCAGAAGAGCCCTGCTGGTAGTGTGTTTTACGATTTTTATGGACCGAATGCATTTAAAGCTGACGTATCTATTTCTATGCCAGAACTAGGTTCATTATTGGATCATACTGGTCCACATAAAGAAGCTGAAGAGTATATTGCAAAAACATTTAACGCAGATCATTCATATATTGTAACCAATGGTACTTCTACTGCGAATAAAATTGTCGGTATGTTCTCTGCACCATCTGGCAGTACTGTATTAGTCGACCGTAACTGTCATAAGTCATTAACTCACCTTATGATGATGAGTGATGTTACACCTATTTACTTCCGCCCGACGCGTAATGCATACGGTATTTTAGGTGGTATCCCACAAAGTGAATTCACTCGTGAAGTTATTGAAGCTAAAGTCGCAGCAACACCGGGTGCTGAAATGCCAGGTTATGCCGTTATCACTAACTCTACTTATGATGGCCTGCTTTATAACACGCAATATATTAAAGAAACACTAGATACTAAATTTATCCACTTTGATAGTGCTTGGGTACCATATACTAACTTTAATTCTATTTATGAAGGTAAGTGTGGTATGAGTGGTGAAGCCATGCCTGGTAAAGTGTTTTATGAAACACAGTCTACGCATAAACTTTTAGCTGCATTCTCTCAAGCATCAATGATCCATATTAAAGGTGACGTTGATAAAGAAACCTTTAATGAAGCATTTATGATGCATACATCAACGTCACCACAGTATGGTATCGTAGCATCAACAGAAGTCGCTGCAGCAATGATGCATGGCAATACTGGTAAACGTTTAATTCAAGACTCTATTGATCGAGCTATCCGTTTCCGTAAAGAAATTAAACGCTTAGAAGCACAAAGTGAAGGTTGGTTCTTTGACGTTTGGCAACCTGAAGATATCGAAACAACAGAGTGTTGGAAGCTAGACCCAAAAGACGATTGGCATGGCTTTAAAGATATTGATGATAATCATATGTATCTTGACCCAATTAAAGTAACACTATTAACACCGGGGATGGGTAAACATAGTGAACTTAGTGAGTCTGGTATTCCAGCATCACTTGTTTCTAAATTTCTTGATGAGCGTGGTATTGTTGTTGAAAAGACAGGACCATATAACTTACTATTCTTGTTCTCAATTGGTATTGATAAAGCAAAAGCACTGGAATTACTACGTGGACTAACAGAGTTTAAACGTGGCTTTGATCTTAATCTGAAAGTTAAGAGTTTCTTACCATCATTATATACTGAAGATCCAAGTTTTTATGAAGATATGGATATTCAAGATCTTGCTCAAGATATTCATAATATGATTAAGAAGTTTAAACTACCTGAACTGATGTTTAAAGCGTTTGATGTACTTCCTGAAATGAAGATCACACCGAACAAAGCATGGGAACAAGAACTTCGTGGTAACACTGAAGAAGTTAAGTTGCACGAAATAGTTAATCGTGTAAGTGCAAATATGATTTTACCATATCCTCCAGGTGTGCCACTAATCCTTCCTGGTGAAATGGTAACAGAGACATCACGTCCCGTACTTGAATTTTTAGAAATGCTATGTGAGATAGGTAGTCAGTTCCCTGGTTTTGAAACTGATATTCATGGCGTATATCTTCAAGCAGATGGTAGTTATACTGTGAAGGTTTTAAAGCAAGATTAG
- the cadB gene encoding probable cadaverine/lysine antiporter produces the protein MSSNTKKIGLIACTGVVAGNMMGSGIALLPSSLAAVGSVSIFSWIICLVGALSLAFAFARLSTKDPQEGGPIGYAGDVAPVLGFQTGVLYYHANWIGNLAIAITGVSYLSVFFPILSSPIPAAIATIASVWIFTFINLLGGTWVSRLCTLGLVLILIPVIGTATVGWAHFDTTVYSQNWNVSSGSDSSAIISAVLICLWSFVGVESAAVSSGMVKNPKRTVPLATMLGTTLAGVIYILSTQVIAGMFPAAEVAASGAPFALATTSIFGSWSAPFVAAFTALACFTSLGSWMMLVGEAGKRAAADGNFPAIYGETDKSGVAKKGLVLASIKMTFLMAFITMFSGSSNTGDLFNQLTTIAVLLTMLPYFYSSVNLIRLESMTTRNIFVMLFSGIACVFCLIALAGAESSALTGTFLVSLIILVFYGKKKGLSQTQPAGISEAA, from the coding sequence ATGTCATCTAATACAAAAAAAATTGGCTTAATAGCCTGTACTGGTGTTGTTGCCGGCAACATGATGGGCAGTGGTATTGCATTGTTACCGTCTTCTTTAGCTGCTGTCGGTTCGGTATCTATATTTAGTTGGATAATCTGCTTGGTTGGTGCGCTAAGTTTAGCCTTTGCATTTGCGCGTTTATCGACAAAAGACCCACAAGAAGGTGGACCTATTGGTTACGCTGGTGATGTTGCGCCAGTACTTGGCTTTCAAACAGGGGTGCTTTATTACCACGCCAACTGGATTGGTAACTTAGCGATTGCTATTACAGGTGTTTCTTATCTTTCCGTATTCTTCCCTATTTTATCAAGTCCAATTCCAGCTGCTATCGCAACCATTGCATCTGTATGGATATTTACTTTCATCAACTTACTCGGTGGTACTTGGGTTAGCCGTTTATGCACATTAGGTCTTGTGCTTATTCTTATCCCTGTTATCGGTACTGCTACAGTTGGTTGGGCACATTTTGATACCACGGTTTACAGTCAGAATTGGAATGTTTCATCTGGTAGTGATTCAAGTGCAATTATTAGTGCCGTACTTATTTGTTTATGGTCATTTGTTGGTGTTGAATCTGCAGCCGTTTCTTCAGGTATGGTTAAAAATCCTAAACGCACAGTACCGTTAGCAACAATGCTTGGTACGACGCTAGCTGGTGTTATCTATATCTTATCTACGCAAGTTATTGCTGGAATGTTCCCTGCTGCCGAAGTCGCTGCTTCTGGCGCACCTTTTGCTCTTGCTACTACGTCTATTTTTGGTAGTTGGTCTGCCCCGTTTGTTGCTGCATTTACTGCGCTTGCTTGTTTCACATCGTTAGGTTCATGGATGATGTTGGTTGGTGAAGCCGGTAAACGTGCTGCTGCTGATGGTAACTTCCCTGCGATTTATGGTGAAACGGATAAATCTGGTGTTGCTAAGAAAGGTTTAGTACTCGCTTCAATTAAGATGACGTTCTTGATGGCATTCATCACTATGTTTAGTGGCTCATCAAATACCGGTGACTTATTCAATCAGCTCACTACAATTGCTGTGCTACTCACTATGCTGCCTTACTTTTACTCAAGTGTTAACTTAATCCGTCTAGAAAGCATGACCACACGTAATATCTTCGTGATGTTGTTCTCAGGCATTGCGTGTGTATTTTGTCTAATCGCTCTCGCTGGTGCAGAAAGTTCAGCATTAACAGGTACCTTCCTTGTTTCGCTTATCATTCTTGTTTTCTACGGCAAGAAGAAAGGTCTTTCTCAAACTCAACCTGCTGGGATATCCGAAGCTGCTTAA
- a CDS encoding putative transcriptional regulator, with protein sequence MLEFFMNGLCFQISNWILIVEENKLYRQGREVTVEPRLVNLLSFLALSPSEVFGREELIEHIWDGAIVSDQVVTQSIFELRKILKDGRVDCERFIATVPKRGYRLVADTIKLTSDDARILISEGKNTGVIIDDEKNIDIDADLDCEQVITVFPAGPLTRAVTHISKHAAAEDAKSDSKLTFLQRYKLQLFDSFLLSVLICVIVLCTYVQTKPEITRALDTQVIEFSYFASQKSDTISESFADGISQKLMNDVLTLSDYRVQLKKTDFTTGILPGKLVTVRIDKQQGQSYLDINYRNNASNRIIFSKQYLISGDDMYESLHKASSDLMAALRINPTPKQLDYVMQDLPKDQYLLTKLIIANHYTNQVDPKLFMQGIDLFEDILAVDPSNGLVLAERYIAYNVLSSLLLSDEFADEIQRSSADLLEHNRYEGNKVLAARVYEALALQALLQGHELKANNLITLAGKSRRSSIYYIIVGKLAELSGNLDSAGDAYTQAFYIDTSIETYQLSSNLAFHGNLETIAVFMHKAMNLNSIKLI encoded by the coding sequence ATGTTGGAATTTTTTATGAATGGTTTATGTTTTCAAATCAGTAATTGGATATTGATTGTTGAAGAAAATAAACTGTACCGACAAGGAAGAGAAGTAACAGTTGAACCCCGTTTAGTTAATTTATTATCCTTTTTAGCACTGTCTCCGAGTGAAGTATTTGGACGCGAAGAATTGATTGAGCACATCTGGGATGGTGCTATTGTTAGTGACCAAGTGGTGACACAGTCTATTTTTGAGTTGCGAAAAATATTAAAAGATGGGCGTGTTGATTGCGAACGATTTATTGCTACAGTCCCTAAACGTGGATATAGGTTAGTCGCAGACACAATAAAACTAACCAGTGATGATGCCCGTATACTTATCTCTGAAGGTAAGAATACAGGTGTCATTATTGATGACGAAAAAAATATAGATATAGATGCTGATCTAGATTGCGAACAAGTTATTACTGTATTTCCCGCAGGACCATTAACGCGTGCCGTTACCCATATTTCTAAGCATGCGGCAGCTGAAGACGCTAAATCTGATTCTAAGCTTACTTTCTTACAGCGCTATAAATTACAGCTATTTGACAGTTTCTTATTGTCAGTATTAATTTGTGTTATTGTTCTTTGTACCTATGTGCAAACTAAGCCCGAAATAACGAGAGCATTAGATACACAAGTTATTGAATTTAGTTATTTCGCTAGCCAGAAATCAGATACTATTAGTGAATCTTTTGCTGATGGTATTAGCCAAAAATTGATGAATGACGTATTAACTCTCAGTGATTATCGTGTGCAGTTAAAGAAAACAGATTTTACAACCGGTATATTACCGGGGAAATTAGTTACAGTCAGAATTGATAAGCAACAAGGTCAGTCATATTTAGATATTAATTATCGTAACAATGCATCCAATAGGATTATATTTAGTAAGCAATATTTAATATCGGGAGATGACATGTATGAAAGTTTACATAAAGCATCATCTGATCTTATGGCGGCATTAAGAATCAATCCTACGCCAAAACAACTTGATTATGTCATGCAGGACTTGCCTAAAGATCAATATTTGTTAACCAAATTAATCATTGCCAATCATTATACTAACCAAGTAGACCCTAAATTGTTTATGCAGGGAATTGATCTATTTGAAGATATTTTAGCTGTTGATCCATCTAATGGATTAGTACTTGCTGAGCGTTACATTGCTTATAATGTCTTGTCCTCATTATTGTTATCTGATGAATTTGCAGATGAAATTCAACGCTCGAGTGCAGATTTATTAGAACATAATCGTTATGAAGGAAATAAGGTTCTGGCCGCCAGAGTATATGAAGCGTTGGCATTACAAGCCTTATTGCAAGGGCATGAGCTGAAAGCAAATAACTTGATTACATTAGCCGGAAAAAGTCGCCGATCTTCGATATATTATATTATCGTTGGCAAGTTAGCTGAATTAAGTGGCAATCTTGATAGTGCAGGTGATGCTTATACTCAGGCTTTTTACATTGATACTTCCATTGAAACTTATCAGTTAAGTTCCAATCTGGCATTCCATGGTAACCTTGAAACTATTGCTGTTTTTATGCATAAGGCAATGAACCTTAATTCTATCAAACTAATATAA
- the hemG gene encoding protoporphyrinogen oxidase, translated as MKKMLVLYSTVDGQTLKIIKAIEESIADKYHCEVMSLEECQHLDMAIFDKVVIGGSVRYGHLNKKLYQFVAAHKEELEVKENSFFCVNLTARKAEKNTPETNAYMQAFLEKSNWVPKQQAVFAGALLYSKYNWWQTLIIQLIMKITGGSTDTTKDIEFTDWAKVKSFAKTL; from the coding sequence ATGAAAAAAATGTTAGTACTGTATTCTACCGTTGATGGTCAAACCTTAAAGATAATTAAAGCTATCGAGGAGTCTATTGCCGATAAGTATCATTGTGAAGTTATGAGCCTTGAAGAATGCCAGCATCTTGATATGGCTATTTTTGATAAAGTCGTTATTGGTGGCTCTGTACGTTATGGTCATTTGAATAAAAAGCTCTATCAATTTGTTGCAGCGCATAAAGAAGAGCTTGAAGTAAAAGAAAATAGTTTTTTCTGTGTAAATTTAACCGCAAGAAAAGCTGAAAAGAATACCCCTGAAACGAATGCATATATGCAGGCATTTTTAGAAAAGTCGAATTGGGTACCCAAACAGCAAGCAGTATTTGCAGGCGCATTGTTATATTCAAAATATAATTGGTGGCAAACACTTATTATCCAGTTGATTATGAAAATAACTGGAGGTAGTACTGATACAACGAAAGATATTGAGTTTACTGATTGGGCTAAAGTGAAGTCGTTTGCGAAAACCTTATAG
- the trkH gene encoding Trk system potassium uptake protein TrkH, whose amino-acid sequence MQFRAILRIVGILVTIFSVTMIFPALIAAIYKDGGGLVFINSFAFCVTLGSIVWYQNRNYKKELKAKDGFLIVVLFWTVLGSVGALPFILSEQPDLSVAGAFFESFSGLTTTGATVIVGLDELPKALLFYRQFLQWLGGMGIIVLAVAVLPVLGIGGMQLYRAETPGPVKDSKMTPRIAETAKALWYIYLCLTVFCAMAFWLAGMTIFDAIAHSFSTIAIGGFSTHDSSMGHFDSSIINMITVVFLIIAGMNFSLHFAAFSIKGFKPGTYLHDPELRTFLFVQLVLVAICFFILLSKGVYESPEMALDKAVFQAVSISTTAGFTTTSFQDWPLFLPVLLVFSSFIGGCAGSTGGGMKVVRILLLYLQGMREMKRLVHPRAVYKIKLGKKVLPDRVIDAVWGFFSAYALVFVICMLALIATGMDELSAFSAVVATLNNLGPGLGQVAVHFGDVNDSAKWILVVAMLFGRLEVFTLLILFTPAFWRS is encoded by the coding sequence ATGCAATTCAGGGCAATTTTAAGAATTGTTGGGATATTAGTTACCATCTTTAGTGTAACCATGATATTCCCTGCACTGATCGCCGCAATATATAAGGATGGTGGTGGTCTAGTCTTCATTAATTCGTTTGCTTTCTGTGTCACGTTAGGCAGTATCGTATGGTACCAAAACCGCAATTATAAAAAAGAATTAAAAGCCAAAGATGGTTTCCTGATTGTAGTTTTGTTTTGGACGGTACTGGGGAGTGTTGGTGCGTTACCCTTTATTCTTTCCGAGCAACCAGATCTCAGTGTCGCTGGTGCATTCTTTGAATCTTTCTCTGGTTTAACGACAACAGGTGCAACCGTTATTGTTGGACTTGATGAATTACCTAAAGCATTGCTGTTTTATCGCCAGTTTTTACAATGGTTAGGTGGTATGGGTATTATTGTACTTGCTGTTGCTGTATTACCTGTTTTAGGTATAGGCGGTATGCAGCTTTATCGTGCAGAGACCCCTGGCCCAGTCAAAGATTCTAAGATGACCCCCCGTATTGCTGAAACAGCAAAAGCACTTTGGTATATTTATTTATGCCTTACAGTTTTTTGCGCAATGGCGTTTTGGTTGGCTGGGATGACTATTTTTGATGCCATTGCGCATAGCTTTTCGACTATTGCAATCGGTGGTTTTTCTACACACGATAGTAGTATGGGGCATTTTGATAGTTCGATTATTAATATGATCACTGTGGTGTTCTTAATTATTGCGGGGATGAATTTCTCACTGCATTTTGCCGCATTCTCAATTAAGGGTTTTAAACCGGGCACCTACTTACATGATCCGGAATTACGTACATTCTTATTTGTACAACTTGTACTTGTGGCTATTTGCTTCTTTATTCTCTTGTCTAAAGGTGTTTATGAGTCCCCTGAAATGGCATTAGACAAAGCTGTTTTTCAGGCCGTTTCAATTTCAACTACTGCTGGGTTTACAACGACCAGTTTCCAAGATTGGCCATTGTTCTTACCTGTACTGCTTGTATTTTCGAGTTTCATTGGTGGCTGTGCCGGTTCTACTGGTGGTGGTATGAAAGTGGTTCGTATCCTATTGCTTTATTTGCAAGGTATGCGTGAAATGAAACGCTTAGTACATCCTCGTGCCGTATATAAGATTAAATTAGGCAAAAAAGTATTACCCGATCGTGTTATTGATGCGGTTTGGGGATTTTTCTCTGCTTATGCCTTGGTTTTTGTTATTTGTATGTTGGCATTGATCGCGACGGGTATGGATGAGCTATCGGCTTTTTCTGCTGTGGTTGCAACATTAAATAACTTAGGGCCAGGACTTGGACAAGTTGCAGTACATTTTGGTGATGTTAATGACAGTGCAAAATGGATATTAGTTGTCGCTATGTTGTTTGGTCGTTTAGAAGTCTTTACCTTATTAATTTTATTTACTCCAGCTTTCTGGCGTAGTTAA
- the fadB gene encoding fatty oxidation complex alpha subunit, enoyl-CoA hydratase codes for MIYQAEQLSVTLLEDGIAELKYDAKGPVNKFDQATLQALTEAVKVLQTNSDIKGLIQTSGKGAFIVGADITEFLELFKLPDAELLGWLEQANAVFNAIEDLPYPTISAVNGHALGGGCEAILATDFRVADTTARIGLPETKLGIMPGFGGTVRLPRLIGADNAVEWITTGKDYKAPAALKFGTVDAVVAPEKLRDAALSMVKDAIAGKLDWQSRRAQKQAPLGLNKIEATMSFSTALGMVYAKAGKHYPAPTAAVKTVEAAARMDRTGALGVEAATFIKLAKTDAAQALVGLFLSDQALKAGAKKAAKAGKATNKAAVLGAGIMGGGIAYQSAVKGTPVIMKDINDAALDLGMATASGLLTTQLKRGRIDGTKLAKVISSITPTLSYNSVDEADIIVEAVVENPKIKAAVLAELEDNVSADTVITSNTSTIPINVLAKSLKRPEQFCGMHFFNPVHKMPLVEIIRGEKSSDETIATTVAYAAKMGKTPIVVNDCPGFFVNRVLFPYFFGFSKLIADGADFVAVDKVMEKEFGWPMGPAYLLDVVGIDTGHHAAAVMASGFPERMAKTGKDSIDVMFEATRYGQKNGVGFYSYAKDRRGRVQKTPDAKSYELLAEVASEKADFSKDDIIARCMIPMINEVVRCLEEGIVATPGDADMALIYGIGFPPFRGGVFRYLDTMGLDKYIELADSFADLGPLYQVTDGLRQRAADGKTFY; via the coding sequence ATGATTTACCAAGCCGAACAACTCTCGGTCACTCTATTAGAAGATGGCATCGCAGAATTAAAATATGACGCGAAAGGCCCAGTTAATAAATTTGATCAAGCAACATTACAAGCATTAACTGAAGCTGTAAAAGTATTACAGACTAATTCAGACATTAAAGGATTAATTCAAACATCAGGTAAAGGTGCATTCATCGTTGGCGCTGATATCACTGAATTCCTTGAACTCTTTAAACTACCTGACGCTGAATTATTAGGTTGGTTGGAACAAGCAAATGCAGTATTCAATGCCATTGAAGACCTGCCATATCCAACAATCTCAGCAGTAAACGGTCATGCACTTGGCGGTGGTTGTGAAGCAATTCTTGCAACAGACTTCCGTGTAGCAGACACCACAGCACGTATCGGTTTACCTGAGACTAAATTAGGTATCATGCCAGGTTTCGGCGGTACAGTTCGTTTGCCACGTCTAATCGGTGCTGATAATGCTGTGGAATGGATCACAACAGGTAAAGATTATAAAGCACCTGCGGCCCTTAAATTTGGCACAGTAGATGCGGTTGTAGCACCTGAAAAGTTACGTGATGCAGCACTATCAATGGTTAAAGATGCGATTGCAGGAAAACTTGACTGGCAATCACGTCGTGCGCAAAAACAAGCACCATTAGGTTTAAATAAAATAGAAGCAACAATGAGCTTCTCTACTGCACTTGGCATGGTATACGCGAAAGCGGGTAAACATTACCCAGCTCCGACAGCTGCAGTTAAAACAGTTGAAGCAGCAGCAAGGATGGACCGTACAGGTGCACTTGGTGTTGAAGCTGCAACATTCATTAAACTTGCTAAAACAGATGCTGCACAAGCATTAGTTGGCTTATTTTTAAGTGACCAAGCACTAAAAGCGGGCGCGAAAAAAGCAGCAAAAGCAGGTAAGGCAACCAATAAAGCAGCTGTACTTGGCGCTGGTATCATGGGTGGCGGCATCGCTTACCAATCAGCGGTTAAAGGCACGCCTGTTATCATGAAAGACATCAATGATGCAGCGCTTGACCTCGGTATGGCAACAGCGTCTGGTTTATTAACAACGCAACTTAAGCGTGGCCGTATTGACGGTACTAAACTGGCTAAAGTTATTTCATCAATCACACCAACACTAAGCTATAACTCAGTTGATGAAGCTGACATTATCGTAGAAGCGGTTGTTGAAAATCCAAAAATTAAAGCGGCTGTATTAGCTGAATTGGAAGATAACGTAAGTGCAGACACAGTCATCACTTCAAATACGTCGACGATTCCAATTAACGTACTAGCGAAGAGCTTAAAACGCCCAGAACAGTTCTGTGGTATGCACTTCTTCAACCCAGTACACAAAATGCCACTTGTAGAAATCATTCGTGGTGAGAAATCATCTGATGAAACAATTGCGACAACCGTTGCTTACGCAGCAAAAATGGGTAAAACGCCTATCGTTGTAAACGACTGTCCTGGTTTCTTCGTTAACCGCGTACTATTCCCATACTTCTTCGGTTTCTCAAAACTTATCGCTGATGGCGCAGATTTTGTTGCCGTAGATAAAGTAATGGAAAAAGAGTTCGGTTGGCCAATGGGTCCTGCATACTTACTCGACGTTGTTGGTATCGATACAGGTCACCATGCAGCAGCAGTTATGGCTAGCGGTTTCCCAGAGCGTATGGCTAAAACGGGTAAAGATTCTATCGATGTGATGTTTGAAGCAACGCGTTATGGACAGAAGAATGGTGTTGGTTTCTACTCTTATGCTAAAGACCGTCGTGGTCGCGTACAAAAAACACCGGATGCAAAAAGCTATGAGCTGCTTGCTGAAGTTGCAAGCGAAAAAGCAGATTTCTCGAAAGATGACATTATCGCTCGCTGTATGATCCCAATGATTAACGAAGTTGTTCGTTGTCTTGAAGAAGGTATTGTTGCTACTCCAGGCGATGCTGATATGGCACTTATCTATGGTATTGGCTTCCCTCCATTCCGTGGTGGTGTATTCCGTTACTTAGATACTATGGGTCTAGATAAATACATTGAATTAGCAGATTCATTTGCTGATTTAGGACCACTTTACCAAGTAACTGATGGCTTGCGTCAACGCGCAGCTGACGGCAAAACTTTTTACTAA
- the fadA gene encoding fatty oxidation complex beta subunit, 3-ketoacyl-CoA thiolase, giving the protein MRDVVVVDCLRTPMGRSKAGAFRHVRAEDLSAKLMKGLLDRNPEVDPNDIEDVYWGCVQQTLEQGFNIARNASLLAGIPITAGATTVNRLCGSSMQAIHDATRAIAMGDGDVMIIGGVEHMGHVPMNHGVDFHVGLAKSTAKAAGMMGLTAEMLGKLHGITREQQDAFAVRSHKLAQAATESGRFKREILPIEGHDADGVLKLYDFDEVIRPETSMESLGNLRPVFDPVNGTVTAGTSSALSDGASAMLLMSADKAKELGLKPRARVVSMAVAGCDPSIMGYGPVPATKKALKRAGLTIDDIDVFELNEAFAAQSLPCVKDLGLEDVVETKINLNGGAISLGHPLGCSGSRISTTLVNELEVQGGRYGLATMCIGLGQGIATIFERIED; this is encoded by the coding sequence ATGAGAGATGTAGTTGTAGTCGATTGTCTACGTACACCTATGGGTCGTTCTAAAGCCGGTGCATTCCGTCACGTTCGTGCTGAAGATCTATCTGCAAAATTAATGAAAGGCTTGCTTGACCGTAACCCTGAAGTAGATCCAAATGACATCGAAGATGTTTATTGGGGCTGTGTTCAGCAAACACTAGAACAAGGTTTCAATATCGCCCGTAATGCTTCATTACTTGCTGGTATCCCAATCACAGCAGGTGCAACAACCGTTAACCGCCTATGTGGTTCATCGATGCAAGCTATCCATGATGCTACACGTGCTATCGCAATGGGCGACGGCGATGTGATGATCATTGGTGGTGTTGAGCATATGGGTCATGTACCAATGAACCACGGTGTTGATTTCCACGTTGGTCTTGCTAAATCCACTGCTAAAGCAGCGGGTATGATGGGGCTAACAGCTGAAATGCTAGGTAAATTACACGGCATTACACGTGAGCAACAGGATGCATTTGCAGTTCGTTCTCACAAGTTAGCACAAGCAGCGACAGAATCAGGTCGTTTCAAACGTGAAATTCTACCAATTGAAGGTCACGATGCTGATGGCGTTTTAAAATTGTATGATTTTGATGAAGTGATTCGTCCAGAAACATCAATGGAAAGCCTAGGTAATTTACGTCCAGTATTTGATCCTGTAAACGGTACAGTAACAGCGGGTACCTCATCTGCATTATCAGATGGTGCTTCTGCAATGTTACTTATGTCTGCAGACAAAGCCAAAGAACTAGGTCTTAAACCTCGCGCTCGCGTTGTATCTATGGCTGTTGCAGGTTGTGATCCATCAATCATGGGTTACGGTCCAGTTCCAGCAACAAAGAAAGCACTTAAGCGTGCAGGTTTAACCATTGACGATATCGATGTATTCGAATTAAACGAAGCATTCGCAGCGCAATCTTTGCCTTGTGTTAAAGACCTTGGCTTAGAAGATGTTGTTGAAACAAAGATTAACCTTAACGGTGGTGCAATCTCATTAGGTCACCCTCTAGGTTGTTCAGGTTCACGTATCTCGACTACGCTTGTTAACGAACTTGAAGTTCAAGGTGGTAGATATGGTCTAGCGACTATGTGCATCGGTCTTGGTCAAGGTATCGCGACTATCTTTGAGCGTATCGAAGACTAA